The Leptospira montravelensis nucleotide sequence CGTTTTTTCGGGCGAAGGACTGATCGAAACACTTGTTTTGCCAATCGGTTTGGATTGGAAAGTTTTGGTTCCAAAGCAATGATTCGGGAGAACCGAAACTCTCTTCCCATTTGTCCACGGAAGGAATCCCAATAATAATCCAAAGCAGATTTAGAAGAACCATAAAGTCCAAATCCTGGTGTTGGAATTTTTGTTAAATCGGAACTAACAACGATGATATGAAGCCCCACAGAAATTAAATTGGTTAATCGTTGTATGGTGTGGATGGGAGCTAACGTGTTTGCGTTAAAAAGGATTTTTAATCTGTTCCAATCTTCTTTTTCGTCTTCCGCATAAGTGATTTGTTCTGAGTTTAAAATAAAAACGTCAATTTTATCTAATATTTCGATGGCCGATTCAATCAACCGTTCCATTTGTTCGGGTTTGGTTGTATCTATTTTATATTTTTGAAGATTGGGGTGATTGGGAATTTCTTCCGGATTTGGATCACCAACAACAACTAATGCACCTTCTTTTAGAAGAAGTGGCAAAAGTTCTTTTCCCAAAAGAGAAGATCCTGAACAAAGTACAATCTTTTTCGACGAAAGTTTCATAACACGGAGTCAATAAGTGGATCAATTGAGAGATGGATCTTTAGTATGGTCAACAAAGTATTTATAGATCCCACCTTTACTACGTAGGGCTTCGCGCCAAACTACTTCAGGATCATCTTCTCGAAAAATGATAGATTCATCAACTTGGTCCGAAACTACCCAAGATAATCTTTCAAATTCACTCTCTAATTGGCCGGATGACCAACCAGCATATCCTTGCAATACTCGAAACTGAATTTGATCTGAGGAAAGAACCTCGATCATAGTATCAAAACTTCTTGCCATATAAATTCCAGGAACAATCTCAACGCCTGGATCTTCTGTTTGTTTTCCGTTATGAAGGATTGATACGAACATATTGTCCACTGGCCCACCAGAAAACACTTGTTTGTTGGAATAAACAGTATCAGGAAGATTTTTGATTAGCGATTCCATAGTTTGGTCAGTAGGTTTGTTTAAAACCAGACCAAACGCTCCGTCGTCGTCATGATCTACCATGAGGACAACGGATTTGTGAAAAAAATCCTGAATCACACTAGAATTGGAAATCAGTAACTTTCCGCGAGTTGAATCAGGATTATTTGTCATTATTTTTTGCCGTGAATTTCTTCCAGGATTTTGTAAGCCACTTCTAATGTTTTAATATCTGAATCACCCTTCACCATAGGTTCGGATTCTCCT carries:
- a CDS encoding SDR family NAD(P)-dependent oxidoreductase, which codes for MKLSSKKIVLCSGSSLLGKELLPLLLKEGALVVVGDPNPEEIPNHPNLQKYKIDTTKPEQMERLIESAIEILDKIDVFILNSEQITYAEDEKEDWNRLKILFNANTLAPIHTIQRLTNLISVGLHIIVVSSDLTKIPTPGFGLYGSSKSALDYYWDSFRGQMGREFRFSRIIALEPKLSNPNRLAKQVFRSVLRPKKRRYEHFYQWGNRILLKFLPFLHFFRSLAYGFRLKQEKKRKIAPSDLAATSEN
- a CDS encoding YqgE/AlgH family protein, whose translation is MTNNPDSTRGKLLISNSSVIQDFFHKSVVLMVDHDDDGAFGLVLNKPTDQTMESLIKNLPDTVYSNKQVFSGGPVDNMFVSILHNGKQTEDPGVEIVPGIYMARSFDTMIEVLSSDQIQFRVLQGYAGWSSGQLESEFERLSWVVSDQVDESIIFREDDPEVVWREALRSKGGIYKYFVDHTKDPSLN